A genomic segment from Garra rufa chromosome 5, GarRuf1.0, whole genome shotgun sequence encodes:
- the LOC141335661 gene encoding uncharacterized protein translates to MEKIQEAQGENKAEAKSEVEEYKEKEMLTVETVSNMDIEITQVEETVDVVPIVSEINDQEGAPQQSSVEPPKVQELKTTPQDDETMENSTVMLTVSEAKVVLIDMHRLSPNDADDNHGEICTSEQEGMKHTMPSEQQAAEETMTIEEQDSTLDTKLMEEPACTTTTEEYDVAADANRSLEQSTAYKEQEGEPEPETAEVALQSLVEKPEEKADTEQANKDEQDSDKLFPKPGKQTQEKGSIDTPSRFTSFRDQPVEPELTVRSLRSTLKPIKITPVKRSRHSKAVIQQAESVKTQLRTDENPERDEVIAEGVGPKENEMENTNIDETASAECGSSELLKAAETNDKEKEPKITKTTEEIPLKETEAEEDVTENRVKDITTESMEADLAGQTDSDIEISSLSQEIHVQEEEVPISTERHLRRRTIRVKSPLRRKSRREQKQKAEAVTEERVKEMENKEAHLAEMELVEEPNMSRDKYEKISATTEETVNVCIPIITTETSLESLNEMANTNIEETIIPESSELSMGVEIHDQEKEIQIVDGPEEKVSLVEPGNGADKDGGTPVIQLQRATVVLVDLNKLSQNTEEEGETSEDLTHSHMEEQLKLDEPYKHEQELSNLASEEGEQHELQTYEDTEKTPKKEKMEEENTFEEQKPTEDLATIPADGDLVESNEIEKSQNENEGVGSLAQENLKEEAPVSIERSLRRRTIKIQSPLRRKSRRVHKQEAKAFEDKARNVPITRKGVEEMLKEGPKVHDKEETLKKSTLETTEVFQVVEVDHEEHEVRKGFEDMMENKKTNLTVTKDTDKEALEVGEETNVEQEENEPLVKNKETAEAEKPMEIDPVVSKEQITIQIEETSSQVESTETSQSDNERITRRSLRLSTKSVTPTQKTRKSTRLHKVEMEPVKKTNMNRNEHDKTSATIEETVNVCIVESNLKSLDEMANTNVEETTPFEPETSEILMGVEINDTEQASQIVEEVPPIEAEPGEEVEKDDGTLVILQEDTPVLVDLNQLSQNTEETDTPEVLTLCHTEEQLEICEPDKSEHEPCNLTSEEEEQDMTVEGQKQMDVLVGEEREIVEEYKVVIDENVEESVASGEHPKATTMEDQTNLTPERENDQDISLKEKQIKSDVEMRSVGKEAPKAVQEILEEEGSVSTERSLRRRTIKIQSTPIRKSKRVQKVEAEVFEDKTGTVPLTGKGDEEMHKEGAEKDDNEETLQKSTVEATENVVSLIEGEPDEDVIEKGFQINNMDNQETNLGNEAAPQMEREEGNLEQQENEPFVENETETAETEKPMGMDEVSVDNKEQTSVIEETTIQVEEEISQMESSETNENKSERTTRRSLRISAQSGTPTQKTRKSTRLHKADLELVEEAEMSRRKETSSVSAKTANVCVPVSVENLDEDRDMVFMSKKVEATSDKQEISNDKGKVDEALPERCTGNEENETVSSIKTTENEILVEMDETQKDVEEAVQESQAESSQENTDQGQEKALSLDENVGETKLANEFKTKAVEEEIALENSEQEAAFITQSLRYRTVTVQSTPRSKSKHPHRQELESERKMDQLNLPIGKENEALIAREGTADFENLVTKVGEAIIQTNTEEKSEKSGRNDNTEKEGNEILSEIMESNSVNTEENKTQEENLEREHEEVPNKQKEEQVSNVQKEAKPLQEQVNEEDAEDAQGRSVDLEETAVERRTLRKRTTVETAAPRKSKHLRKQEHDDDSEEVEAVTGQTESAEVTFTADSVELRSDVTAAVFEGIILDEEILQKVQTNAEGAKSDGGNTHKDSETAAGESQEEQKQSRLNTNEGFTLALEIEETSVHEENKADEEAEMEASKEIFTSAELSEIGEENISDGDEKGLAIEKQSSTASTRRKSMRLLMLESKKKTKEDESDSESEAQQRHQRKRKAITDSTPARGSKRHVRGRIV, encoded by the coding sequence ATGGAAAAGATACAAGAAGCTCAAGGTGAAAATAAGGCAGAAGCAAAGTCTGAGGTTGAGGAatacaaagaaaaagaaatgctCACAGTCGAAACTGTATCTAATATGGATATTGAAATCACACAGGTTGAGGAAACTGTAGATGTAGTTCCTATAGTTTCAGAAATTAATGATCAAGAAGGAGCACCACAACAGTCATCTGTAGAGCCTCCCAAGGTACAAGAATTAAAAACAACACCTCAAGATGATGAGACAATGGAGAATAGCACTGTAATGTTGACAGTGAGTGAAGCCAAAGTTGTGCTTATagatatgcacagactttctccTAATGATGCAGATGATAATCATGGAGAGATCTGTACTTCTGAACAAGAAGGAATGAAGCACACTATGCCATCTGAGCAACAAGCAGCTGAAGAAACTATGACAATAGAGGAACAAGACAGTACATTAGACACCAAACTTATGGAAGAACCAGCCTGTACTACTACAACAGAAGAATATGATGTAGCAGCTGATGCCAACAGAAGTCTAGAGCAATCAACTGCATACAAAGAGCAAGAGGGTGAACCAGAACCAGAAACCGCAGAGGTTGCTCTTCAAAGCCTGGTCGAGAAACCAGAGGAGAAAGCAGACACTGAACAAGCTAACAAAGATGAGCAAGATTCAGACAAGCTGTTTCCCAAGCCAGGCAAACAAACTCAGGAGAAAGGCTCTATTGACACCCCAAGTAGGTTCACAAGCTTTAGAGATCAACCTGTTGAACCCGAGTTGACAGTTAGAAGTCTCAGGAGCACTTTGAAACCAATCAAGATCACCCCTGTTAAGAGATCCAGACATAGCAAAGCAGTGATTCAGCAGGCGGAAAGTGTTAAGACACAACTCAGGACTGATGAAAACCCTGAGAGGGATGAAGTTATTGCAGAGGGTGTAGGTCCAAAGGAGAATGAAATGGAAAACACAAATATTGATGAAACTGCAAGTGCCGAATGTGGAAGTTCTGAACTGCTGAAAGCtgcagaaacaaatgataaagagAAAGaaccaaaaattacaaaaaccaCTGAGGAGATCCCACTTAAAGAAACAGAAGCTGAGGAGGATGTAACAGAAAACAGAGTTAAAGACATAACAACTGAGAGCATGGAAGCAGATTTGGCTGGACAAACTGATAGTGACATAGAGATTAGCAGTCTTTCTCAGGAGATACATGTCCAGGAAGAGGAGGTGCCAATCAGCACAGAAAGACATCTCAGACGTAGAACAATAAGAGTTAAGTCTCCACTGAGAAGGAAATCTAGACGTGAGCAAAAACAAAAAGCTGAAGCAGTGACAGAAGAGAGAGTTAAAGAAATGGAGAACAAAGAAGCACATTTAGCTGAGATGGAGTTAGTGGAAGAACCAAACATGAGTAGagataaatatgaaaaaatatcaGCAACAACAGAAGAGACTGTGAATGTCTGTATACCAATTATTACAACTGAGACCAGTTTGGAAAGCCTTAATGAAATGGCAAACACAAACATTGAGGAAACTATAATTCCAGAGAGTTCTGAACTATCTATGGGTGTAGAAATACATGATCAGGAAAAAGAAATTCAGATTGTCGATGGTCCTGAAGAGAAGGTCTCACTTGTAGAACCTGGCAATGGGGCAGATAAAGATGGTGGTACTCCAGTAATACAATTACAAAGAGCCACAGTAGTACTTGTGGATTTGAACAAACTTTCCCAAAATACAGAAGAAGAGGGAGAGACTTCTGAAGACCTGACACATTCCCATATGGAGGAACAACTGAAACTGGATGAACCATATAAACATGAACAAGAACTGTCTAATCTGGCATCAGAAGAGGGAGAACAACACGAACTACAAACATATGAAGACACTGAAAAGACCCCTAAAAAAGAGAAAATGGAGGAAGAAAACACATTTGAAGAGCAAAAGCCAACTGAAGATTTGGCCACAATCCCAGCTGACGGTGACCTGGTGGAAAGCAATGaaattgaaaaaagtcagaatgagaATGAAGGGGTGGGCAGTCTTGCCCAAGAAAACTTAAAAGAAGAGGCACCAGTCAGCATAGAGAGGAGTCTCAGGCGTAGAACAATAAAAATTCAGTCTCCACTAAGAAGAAAATCGAGACGTGTGCATAAACAAGAGGCTAAAGCTTTTGAAGATAAAGCTAGAAATGTCCCAATAACCAGAAAGGGAGTTGAAGAAATGCTTAAAGAAGGTCCAAAAGTACATGATAAAGAGGAAACGCTTAAAAAATCAACTTTAGAAACTACTGAAGTCTTTCAAGTTGTAGAAGTAGATCATGAAGAGCATGAAGTAAGAAAAGGATTTGAAGATATGATGGAGAACAAGAAAACAAATTTAACTGTGACAAAAGACACAGATAAGGAGGCACTTGAGGTGGGAGAAGAAACCAATGTAGAGCAAGAGGAAAATGAGCCATTGGTCAAAAATAAAGAAACAGCAGAGGCAGAAAAACCAATGGAGATTGACCCAGTGGTTAGCAAGGAGCAAATCACCATCCAAATAGAGGAGACGTCCTCACAGGTGGAAAGCACTGAAACCAGTCAAAGTGACAATGAAAGGATCACAAGGAGAAGTCTGAGGCTTAGTACGAAATCAGTCACACCTACACAGAAGACCAGAAAATCTACACGTCTCCACAAAGTAGAGATGGAACCAGTGAAAAAGACGAATATGAATAGAAATGAACATGATAAAACCTCAGCAACAATAGAAGAGACTGTCAATGTGTGTATAGTAGAGAGCAACTTGAAAAGTCTTGATGAAATGGCAAACACAAATGTTGAAGAAACTACACCTTTTGAACCTGAGACTTCTGAAATTCTGATGGGTGTAGAAATAAATGATACAGAGCAGGCCTCTCAGATTGTAGAAGAGGTCCCACCTATAGAAGCAGAACCTGGTGAGGAGGTAGAGAAAGATGATGGTACTCTAGTAATACTGCAAGAAGACACACCAGTACTTGTAGATTTAAACCAACTTTCTCAAAATACAGAAGAGACTGACACTCCAGAAGTCCTAACACTTTGTCACACAGAGGAACAACTTGAAATCTGTGAACCAGATAAAAGTGAACATGAACCATGTAACCTGACATCAGAAGAGGAAGAACAAGACATGACAGTTGAGGGGCAAAAACAAATGGATGTTTTGGTAGGAGAGGAAAGAGAGATTGTAGAGGAATATAAGGTGGTCATAGATGAGAATGTGGAAGAAAGTGTAGCATCTGGAGAGCATCCAAAAGCAACAACAATGGAAGACCAAACAAATTTAACTCCGGAGAGAGAAAATGATCAAGATATTTCTTTAAAAGAGAAACAGATTAAAAGTGATGTAGAGATGAGGAGTGTTGGTAAGGAGGCACCAAAAGCTGTCCAGGAAATCTTAGAAGAGGAGGGATCAGTCAGCACAGAGAGAAGTCTCAGGCGTAGAACAATAAAAATTCAGTCTACACCAATAAGGAAATCTAAACGAGTACAAAAAGTAGAGGCTGAAGTTTTTGAAGATAAAACTGGAACAGTTCCACTAACAGGAAAAGGAGATGAAGAAATGCACAAAGAAGGAGCAGAAAAAGATGATAATGAGGAAACACTTCAAAAATCAACTGTAGAAGCTACTGAGAACGTTGTCTCACTTATAGAAGGAGAACCTGATGAGGATGTAATAGAAAAAGGATTTCAAATCAACAACATGGACAACCAGGAAACAAATTTAGGGAATGAAGCAGCTCCTCAGATGGAAAGAGAAGAAGGCAATTTAGAGCAACAGGAAAATGAACCATTTGTTGAAAATGAGACAGAAACAGCTGAAACAGAAAAGCCCATGGGGATGGATGAAGTTTCAGTGGATAACAAGGAGCAAACATCAGTTATAGAGGAGACCACCATTCAAGTAGAAGAAGAGATCTCACAGATGGAAAGCTCTGAAACCaatgaaaataaaagtgaaaGGACCACAAGGAGAAGTCTAAGGATCAGTGCACAATCAGGCACACCTACACAGAAGACCAGAAAATCTACACGTCTTCACAAAGCAGATTTGGAACTAGTGGAAGAAGCAGAGATGAGTAGAAGGAAAGAAACTTCTTCAGTGTCAGCAAAGACTGCAAATGTCTGTGTACCAGTAAGTGTGGAAAATCTCGATGAAGACAGAGATATGGTTTTCATGAGTAAAAAGGTGGAAGCTACTTCAGATAAGCAAGAGATATCGAATGATAAAGGTAAGGTGGATGAAGCTTTGCCTGAAAGATGTACAGGTAATGAAGAAAATGAGACTGTGAGCTCAATTAAAACAACTGAAAATGAAATTCTGGTGGAAATGGATGAAACACAAAAAGATGTAGAGGAGGCAGTTCAGGAGAGCCAAGCAGAGTCTTCACAGGAAAACACAGACCAGGGACAAGAAAAAGCATTGTCACTGGATGAAAATGTGGGGGAAACCAAACTGGCAAATGAATTTAAGACAAAAGCTGTGGAGGAAGAGATTGCTTTAGAAAACTCAGAGCAAGAAGCAGCTTTCATTACACAAAGCCTCAGATACCGAACAGTAACAGTCCAATCTACACCAAGAAGTAAATCAAAACACCCCCACAGACAAGAGCTGGAGTCAGAAAGAAAAATGGATCAATTAAATCTCCCTATTGGGAAGGAAAATGAAGCATTAATTGCTAGGGAGGGCACTGCTGATTTTGAAAATTTGGTGACAAAAGTGGGAGAGGCCATAATTCAGACTAAtacagaagaaaagtcagaaaaatCAGGGAGAAATGATAATACTGAGAAGGAAGGGAATGAAATTCTGTCTGAAATCATGGAAAGTAACAGTGTAAACACTGAGGAGAACAAAACTCAAGAAGAAAATCTTGAGAGAGAACATGAGGAGGTGCCTAATAAACAGAAGGAAGAACAGGTTTCCAATGTACAGAAGGAAGCAAAACCACTCCAAGAACAAGTAAATGAGGAAGACGCAGAAGATGCGCAAGGACGTTCTGTTGATTTGGAGGAAACGGCAGTGGAAAGGAGAACTCTGAGGAAAAGAACAACTGTTGAAACAGCTGCTCCAAGAAAATCCAAACATCTTCGTAAACAAGAGCATGATGACGATAGCGAGGAAGTCGAGGCAGTTACGGGACAAACTGAGTCAGCAGAAGTGACATTTACAGCAGACAGTGTAGAGCTGAGGTCAGATGTAACTGCAGCAGTTTTTGAGGGCATTATTTTGGATGAAGAAATACTACAGAAAGTCCAGACAAATGCAGAAGGGGCTAAATCAGATGGAGGTAACACACATAAAGACTCAGAGACAGCTGCAGGTGAATCTCAAGAGGAGCAAAAACAGAGCAGATTAAATACAAATGAGGGCTTCACGTTAGCGTTGGAAATAGAGGAAACTTCAGTTCATGAAGAAAACAAAGCAGATGAGGAAGCAGAGATGGAGGCTTCAAAAGAGATATTCACATCTGCTGAATTATCTGAGATAGGTGAAGAAAATATCTCTGATGGTGATGAGAAAGGTCTTGCCATTGAAAAGCAGAGTAGTACAGCTTCAACCAGACGAAAATCAATGAGGCTACTAATGCTTGAATCCAAAAAGAAAACTAAGGAGGATGAATCAGATTCTGAATCAGAAGCACAACAGAGACATCAGAGGAAAAGAAAAGCCATAACTGATTCAACACCTGCACGTGGATCAAAACGCCATGTTAGGGGTAGAATTGTTTAG